The following are encoded together in the Buteo buteo chromosome 24, bButBut1.hap1.1, whole genome shotgun sequence genome:
- the GABRP gene encoding gamma-aminobutyric acid receptor subunit pi, protein MFCRYFCFFSLCLFLPSQRRCSLGHISNLHGSDTTSLPGFENLTVGYNKYLRPYFGGEPVQIAMSLDVASISSISESDMDYTATVYLRQRWTDPRLVFHGNKSFTLDARLVELLWVPDTYIVESKKSFLHDVTVGNRLIRLFSNGTILYALRITTTVACNMDLSKYPMDTQTCRLQLESWGYDENDVIFTWLRGNDSVHGIEKLRLSQYTVERYYTLVSKSQQETGSYPRLILQFELRRNVLYFILETYVPSTLLVMLSWVSFWITLDSVPARTCIGVTTVLSMTTLMIGSRSSLSKTNCFIKAIDVYLGICFSFIFGALVEYAVAHYSSSQKCAAKAPEEGPANELTKEMEEVNITNILHSSITSYKRKISFTSVEISSDNVNCSDLTMKTHEKIKCVLRNKMHRIIGYFTIQNPSNVDHYSKLLFPLFFMVVNVFYWAYYLYF, encoded by the exons ATGTTctgcagatatttttgtttcttcagtctgTGTCTTTTCCTTCCATCCCAAAG GAGGTGCTCCCTGGGTCATATATCCAACTTGCATGGCAGCGACACAACATCCCTCCCTGGATTTGAGAACCTCACCGTGGGATACAACAAATACCTCAGGCCCTACTTTGGTG GAGAACCTGTTCAAATTGCAATGAGTCTGGACGTTGCAAGTATTTCTAGTATATCTGAGAGCGACATG GATTACACAGCTACTGTATATTTGCGGCAGCGTTGGACAGACCCCCGGCTGGTCTTTCACGGCAACAAGAGCTTCACGCTAGATGCTCGTCTAGTGGAATTGCTCTGGGTACCAGACACATACATTGTGGAGTCAAAAAAGTCCTTCCTGCATGACGTCACTGTGGGGAACCGCCTCATAAGATTGTTCTCTAATGGCACTATCCTGTATGCCTTAAG AATCACTACCACTGTTGCTTGTAACATGGACCTGTCAAAATATCCCATGGACACACAAACATGCAGGCTGCAGCTAGAAAGCT GGGGATATGATGAAAATGATGTCATCTTCACATGGTTGAGAGGAAATGACTCTGTCCATGGCATAGAAAAGTTGCGGCTCTCTCAGTATACAGTGGAACGTTACTATACCCTGGTCTCAAAGTCACAGCAGGAAACAG GCAGTTATCCACGACTGATATTGCAGTTTGAGCTGAGAAGAAATGTCCTTTACTTCATTTTGGAGACCTATGTGCCCTCCACTCTGCTCGTCATGTTGTCCTGGGTTTCTTTTTGGATCACATTGGATTCGGTGCCTGCAAGAACGTGCATTG gAGTAACGACGGTGCTTTCCATGACAACTCTGATGATTGGCTCACGAAGTTCGCTTTCAAAAACCAACTGTTTCATTAAGGCCATTGATGTTTACCTTGGCATCTGCTTCAGCTTCATCTTTGGTGCCCTTGTGGAATACGCAGTGGCTCACTACAGCTCATCGCAAAAGTGTGCAGCTAAAGCACCTGAAGAG GGGCCTGCAAATGAACTCACAAAAGAAATGGAGGAAGTCAACATCACTAACATTCTCCACAGCTCCATCACCAGCTATAAACGGAAAATCAGCTTTACAAGCGTTGAGATTTCCAGCGATAACGTTAACTGCAGTGACTTGACCATGAAAACTCATGAGAAAATCAAATGTGTCTtgagaaacaaaatgcacaGGATTATTGGTTATTTCACAATTCAGAACCCCAGCAATGTGGACCACTACTCCAAattgcttttccctttgtttttcatGGTAGTCAATGTGTTTTATTGGGCTTATTACCTATATTTTTAG